A region from the Medicago truncatula cultivar Jemalong A17 chromosome 6, MtrunA17r5.0-ANR, whole genome shotgun sequence genome encodes:
- the LOC25495327 gene encoding uncharacterized protein isoform X2, translating to MDETEQQQQTTMEGVASIALLPNGSISGHFIHLPHSTCYGLHGTELECERECSKGEDYRLIKLTITDFNTKKEQATVVECKGHDAARFHCIDHAHGWDKEITGMVEQKDGKKRITVSFECETLKAEDAAEDHIRKFMPKLAGMDAVVNVGKMTISGLDFGADEADDTE from the exons ATGG ATgaaacagaacaacaacaacaaacaacaatggAAGGAGTAGCATCAATAGCATTACTTCCAAACGGTTCAATTTCAGGACACTTCATTCATCTTCCTCATTCCACCTGTTATGGACTTCATGGCACTG AATTGGAATGCGAAAGGGAATGCAGTAAGGGTGAGGACTATCGGCTCATCAAACTCACAATCACAGATTTCAAT ACGAAGAAAGAACAAGCCACTGTTGTGGAGTGCAAAGGTCACGATGCTGCTCGGTTCCACTGCATCGATCATGCTCATGG TTGGGATAAGGAGATCACAGGTATGGTTGAACAAAAGGATGGGAAGAAAAGAATCACAGTTTCATTTGAGTGTGAGACACTGAAAGCTGAGGATGCAGCTGAAGACCACATCAGGAAGTTCATGCCAAAACTAGCTGGGATGGATGCTGTTG TTAACGTTGGAAAGATGACAATTTCTGGGCTGGATTTTGGAGCTGATGAAGCTGATGATACAGAGTAG
- the LOC25495327 gene encoding uncharacterized protein isoform X1 yields MVKRTRLYWTPCATHTIEMILEDYEKIPIHEETITKAKRILAFIHSRASLIPRLQHFTNGIDLVKQGITCCATSYLTLGCIHENEGALRRMFTSKEWKSSQLAKTSNGKYVEDVVLDTGFWENVMICFKSAHPLVEVLCLVSSIDEPATGSIYEALEQAKEEIRRSLSKGVIESFMPPWEIINETLDKQIHSPLHTAGYFLNPKYHYSPGFRGDIKVKRGLENCITRMVADPEERAKIEIRLDDFDKRAGFLGDPVAVRAVDKWIPSHWWDSFGYKQSELKKLAIRILSLTCSSYGGEHNQSAYEMVHAKRRNRLRQKTRNNVVFVMVNSKLAEEKQS; encoded by the exons ATGGTGAAAAGGACTAGGTTGTATTGGACACCTTGTGCAACACACACAATTGAGATGATATTGGAAGACTATGAGAAGATACCCATTCATGAAGAGACAATTACAAAGGCTAAAAGAATTTTAGCCTTTATTCATTCAAGGGCTTCTCTCATTCCTCGGTTGCAGCACTTCACTAACGGAATAGATTTGGTGAAACAGGGCATTACTTGTTGTGCCACATCTTACCTAACTTTAGGTTGTATTCATGAGAACGAAGGAGCTTTGAGAAGAATGTTCACATCCAAGGAGTGGAAGTCCAGCCAGTTGGCGAAGACGAGTAATGGGAAATACGTCGAGGATGTGGTTTTGGACACAGGGTTTTGGGAAAACGTCATGATTTGTTTTAAAAGTGCACATCCCCTGGTTGAAGTGCTTTGTTTGGTCAGTTCAATAGATGAGCCAGCCACCGGTTCCATTTATGAGGCATTGGAGCAAGCTAAAGAGGAGATACGAAGGAGTCTTTCCAAAGGTGTCATAGAAAG TTTTATGCCTCCATGGGAGATCATTAATGAAACATTAGACAAACAAATCCACAGCCCCTTGCATACTGCAGGCTATTTTCTTAATCCCAAATATCACTATAGTCCTGGATTTAGAGGTGATATTAAAGTTAAACGTGGTCTAGAAAATTGTATAACAAGGATGGTGGCCGATCCCGAAGAAAGAGCTAAGATTGAGATTCGACTTGATGATTTCGATAAACGGGCAGGTTTTCTGGGTGATCCCGTAGCCGTAAGGGCGGTTGATAAATGGATTCCTTCACATTGGTGGGACTCTTTTGGATATAAACAATCAGAGCTAAAAAAATTGGCCATTCGTATATTGAGCTTGACATGTAGTTCTTATGGGGGTGAGCATAATCAGAGTGCCTACGAGATG GTCCACGCTAAGAGAAGAAACCGTTTGAGGCAAAAGACCCGtaataatgttgtttttgtcaTGGTTAATTCAAAATTAGCTGAGGAAAAGCAATCTTAA
- the LOC11417147 gene encoding membrane-anchored ubiquitin-fold protein 2, whose translation MAGKQDQLEIKFRLSDGSDIGPKSFAAATSIATLKESILTQWPKDKEYGPKTVKDVKLICAGKILENNKTVEECQSPLCNLPGGVTTMLVVVQPPNLDKDKKVADEAMQSKCVCVIL comes from the exons ATGGCTGGGAAACAAGATCAATTAGAGATCAAATTTCGGTTGAGCGATGGATCGGATATTGGACCCAAAAGTTTTGCTGCTGCTACTAGTATTGCAACTTTGAAAGAAAGTATTCTTACTCAATGGCCAAAAG ataaAGAGTATGGTCCAAAAACTGTAAAAGATGTGAAGTTAATTTGTGCTGGAAAAATATTGGAGAACAACAAAACAGTAGAAGAATGTCAGAGTCCATTGTGTAATCTTCCTGGTGGAGTTACGACAATGCTTGTGGTTGTGCAACCACCTAATTTGGACAAAG ATAAGAAAGTAGCAGATGAAGCAATGCAAAGCAAATGTGTTTGTGTTATATTATAG
- the LOC11412995 gene encoding probable galacturonosyltransferase 14, with protein MQLQFSPSMRSITISSNNGFIDLMKIKVAACHISYRTLFHTILILAFLLPFVFILTAVVTLEGVNKCSSFDCLGRRLGPRFLGRADDSARLVRDFYNILNEVKTGEVPSSLKLPDSFDQMVSDMKNNQYDAKTFAFMLKRMMEKFENEIRESKFAELMNKHFAASSIPKGINCLSLRLTDEYSSNAHARKQLPPPELLPMLSDNSFHHFILSTDNILAASVVVTSTVQSSLKPENIVFHVITDKKTYAGMHSWFALNPPSPAIVEVKGIHQFDWLTRENVPVLEAVESQNGIRNYYHGNHVMGTNLSDTSPRKFASKLQSRSPKYISLLNHIRIYIPELYPNLDKVVFLDDDVVVQRDLSPLWEIDLNGKVNGAVETCRGEDEWVMSKHFRNYFNFSHPLIAKHLDPDECAWAYGMNVFDLRAWRAANIRETYHSWLKENLRSNMTMWKLGTLPPALIAFRGHVHPIDPSWHMLGLGYQNKTSVEKVKMAAVIHYNGQSKPWLEIGFEHLKPFWTKYVNYSNDFVRNCHIMES; from the exons ATGCAGCTTCAGTTCTCGCCTAGCATGAGAAGCATCACGATATCAAGCAACAATGGGTTTATTGACTTGATGAAGATCAAGGTCGCAGCTTGTCACATTTCTTATAGAACCCTTTTTCATACTATCCTCATCCTTGCTTTTTTGTTGCCTTTTGTCTTCATTCTCACTGCTGTTGTTACCCTTGAAGGTGTCAACAAGTGTTCCTCTTTTG ATTGTTTAGGTAGACGGTTAGGACCAAGGTTTCTTGGAAGGGCTGACGATTCAGCG AGATTAGTTAGAGATTTTTACAACATACTAAACGAAGTGAAAACCGGGGAAGTTCCATCTAGTTTAAAGCTACCAGATTCATTTGATCAAATGGTTTCTGATATGAAGAACAATCAATATGATGCCAAAACATTCGCTTTCATGTTAAAGAGAATG ATGGAGAAATTTGAGAACGAAATCAGAGAATCTAAATTTGCAGAGCTGATGAATAAACACTTTGCAGCTAGTTCCATCCCTAAAGGGATTAATTGTCTCTCCTTGCGTTTGACTGATGAATACTCGTCAAATGCGCATGCACGCAAACAATTGCCTCCTCCGGAGTTATTACCAATGCTCTCCGACAACTCTTTCcaccattttattttgtcaactGATAACATCTTGGCTGCTTCAGTCGTTGTTACCTCTACTGTACAATCGTCTCTGAAACCTGAAAATATAGTTTTCCATGTCATCACCGACAAAAAAACTTACGCGGGTATGCACTCTTGGTTTGCACTAAATCCTCCCTCACCTGCTATTGTTGAAGTCAAAGGCATTCATCAGTTTGACTGGTTAACTAGAGAAAATGTTCCGGTACTTGAAGCTGTAGAAAGTCAAAATGGAATCAGGAATTACTACCATGGGAATCATGTGATGGGAACCAATCTCAGTGATACCAGTCCGCGTAAATTTGCATCGAAATTGCAGTCGAGAAGTCCAAAGTACATATCTCTACTCAATCATATCCGCATATACATTCCTGAG CTTTACCCAAACCTCGACAAGGTGGTTTTTTTGGATGACGATGTAGTGGTTCAGCGTGACTTGTCTCCACTATGGGAAATTGATCTGAATGGAAAAGTTAATGGAGCTGTGGAAACCTGCAGAGGCGAAGATGAATGGGTAATGTCAAAACATTTTAGGAACTATTTCAATTTTTCCCATCCCCTCATTGCAAAGCATTTGGATCCTGACGAGTGTGCTTGGGCTTACGGAATGAATGTCTTTGATCTTCGTGCATGGAGAGCAGCAAATATTAGAGAGACATATCATTCCTGGCTTAAAGAG AATCTGAGGTCAAACATGACAATGTGGAAGCTTGGAACCCTACCTCCAGCTTTGATTGCATTTAGAGGTCATGTTCATCCAATTGACCCTTCTTGGCACATGCTTGGTTTAGGTTATCAGAACAAAACAAGTGTTGAAAAGGTGAAAATGGCTGCTGTTATTCATTACAATGGCCAATCAAAACCATGGTTGGAGATTGGTTTTGAACATCTTAAACCATTTTGGACCAAGTATGTCAATTATTCAAATGATTTTGTTAGGAACTGTCATATCATGGAATCATAG
- the LOC120580853 gene encoding uncharacterized protein — MTPLLCAFLNQVKEKIGNNSFCCTFGSQQILLSCVTDELKWKLHESRQKSSKTFVGLRCLIIYGVEDAILRLQRVSGSMHRRSKLGITTLQSKTMQVISLPSWIFSMGNICCSKLK, encoded by the exons ATGACACCTCTCCTATGTGCATTTCTTAATCAAGTCAAGGAAAAG ATAGGGAATAATAGTTTTTGCTGCACGTTCGGCTCACAACAAATTCTCCTGTCATGTGTCACCGACGAGCTGAAGTGGAAGCTCCACGAGAGCAGACAAAAAAGCAGCAAGACCTTTGT AGGTTTGAGATGCCTTATAATATATGGTGTGGAGGATGCAATTCTACGACTGCAAAGGGTGTCCGGTTCAATGCATAGAAGAAGCAAGTTGGGAATTACTACTCTACAAAG CAAAACAATGCAAGTGATTTCCCTTCCGAGCTGGATATTTTCTATGGGAAACATATGTTGTTCAAAGTTGAAGTAG
- the LOC112422631 gene encoding uncharacterized protein, with protein MPPKQKEKGKSKDPRRRFTTHIADPATLATLTPFPRQPSSSSQGSTGSSQASAYAPVGFILPTGYQLPPPPSFPHGQTGFMIPQHQQPPPPQHQQPPPQPQPQQGADDDDEEMADYPQDEQERYIIVPSGNSFMPCKPAASAIRDIIQGRFHGFWKTYGDIPDDEKDAWFGLFEMKCTWNPRYYAQIRRNFHIRASARLSDMLRHVRLRHETAGKRPYWIGEPLMRQLVDYWGSPEFKAKSEKAKKNRASEKGGCIHTGGCISTAEHARRLAKKLGREPYINELHKKTHTYRSGQYVDDRSKICQEEYDRQLSEALSRGCSVDEALTLRAWTKVAGEKKKGRLYGAGNLAGNYRKGVATTLKLTLNAGEGSSRQPELTPEMRDLITRLTQEQLAAHMQTQQDLIHEVVRKQREFLDSQLDTFRQEQGWNMNEQGVGQQSGSRESVRAPPVCDDDADDPYEVYGEGEEDDDVDDLEMDD; from the exons ATGCCTCcgaaacaaaaagagaaaggcAAGAGCAAGGACCCCAGGAGGCGGTTCACAACACACATTGCGGATCCAGCCACACTTGCCACACTGACTCCCTTTCCCAGACAACCTTCTTCTTCTAGCCAGGGATCGACTGGGTCATCCCAAGCTAGTGCCTATGCACCTGTTGGTTTTATCCTCCCTACAGGTTACCAGTTGCCTCCTCCACCATCATTTCCTCATGGGCAGACCGGCTTTATGATccctcaacatcaacaaccccCGCCACCCCAACATCAACAACCCCCGCCCCAACCCCAACCCCAACAGGgtgctgatgatgatgatgaggagatGGCAGATTATCCGCAAGATGAACAAGAGCGTTACATCATTGTGCCTAGCGGGAACTC TTTCATGCCCTGCAAGCCAGCCGCCAGTGCCATTAGAGACATCATCCAGGGAAGGTTTCATGGATTTTGGAAGACTTATGGTGATATCCCAGATGATGAAAAGGATGCATGGTTTGGTCTTTTTGAG ATGAAGTGTACCTGGAACCCCAGGTACTATGCTCAGATAAGGAGGAACTTTCACATTAGAGCTTCTGCCCGCCTCTCCGACATGTTGCGACATGTCCGACTTCGTCACGAAACTGCTGGAAAGAGGCCCTACTGGATCGGGGAGCCACTTATGAGGCAGTTGGTGGACTATTGGGGGAGTCCAGAGTTTAAGGCGAAATCAGAGAAGGCAAAGAAGAACAGAGCATCAGAGAAAGGGGGATGCATCCACACGGGAGGCTGCATAAGCACAGCAGAGCATGCCCGTCGACtg GCAAAGAAGCTGGGTAGGGAGCCATACATAAATGAGCTCCACAAGAAGACCCACACATATCGATCAGGCCAGTATGTTGATGATCGCTCCAAGATATGCCAG gagGAGTATGATCGTCAGCTATCGGAGGCGCTCTCCCGTGGATGCTCTGTTGATGAAGCTCTCACACTTCGTGCATGGACGAAAGTTGCTGGTGAGAAGAAGAAGGGGCGATTGTACGGTGCAGGAAACCTAGCTGGAAACTACCGCAAGGGTGTTGCTACCACTCTAAAGTTGACCCTTAATGCTGGGGAGGGCTCTTCTCGGCAACCTGAGCTCACTCCAGAAATGCGGGATCTGATCACTAGGTTGACTCAAGAACAGCTTGCTGCCCATATGCAAACCCAACAGGACCTGATCCATGAGGTGGTTAGGAAGCAACGAGAATTCCTAGACTCTCAGTTGGACACATTTAGGCAAGAGCAAGGCTGGAATATGAATGAGCAAGGTGTTGGGCAGCAGAGTGGAAGCCGAGAGAGTGTGAGGGCTCCTCCAGTGTGTGATGATGATGCGGATGACCCCTATGAAGTGTATGGTGAGGgcgaagaggatgatgatgtcGACGACCTCGAGATGGATGATTGA